In a genomic window of Dyadobacter fermentans DSM 18053:
- a CDS encoding gliding motility-associated C-terminal domain-containing protein — translation MMKNLRFRLFVFSLLIWFTPLTYANHIVGGELQMRPSGGAGRYEVTLIQFWDQNNLTIPRPNVSGNRDEFANLYIYQKSNKSYKATVTVDYLKTEQLTYQNRACASIRSLNTSIGYYRGSIYLDPAKFNHPDGYFIVWERCCRNDDINNIEDPGDSGMVFYLEFPPVTVANSSPVLVEPNGQYICSNRSFSMNMSATDADGDELRYSIATPMRGNTDPNKSIGDSLSKSSYPLVSWSRGVSITNAIPGPGPLRVDATGKVTVTAGALGLYVFTVQCEEFRNGRRIGVVRRDFQLLVIDCNDDQPEPPVIRQNGNAVAEVTFCPEMPVELSTDDAVDWSYQWQLNGLNISGATSATIMVKDSGSYSVVKSYTKKCSRDTASSVVRATFAEPVAAVISYGKSTICVEDSTVLLANDGLIGAEQTLVWYKNDVQLEVTDPMLTVHEPGLYVVAIDDEVPGCPGRDTVEIIRDDFAVALPDRKAIQEDGRDFITPVVTPEAASYSFAWSPGDGLLSAQDEKVALITPVREEELYHLTVTSAAGCTVEDSVLVYMMKRMYIPSSFTPNGDGRNDTFEIFNAREQIVLMRIYNRWGELIYKTEGYEHPWDGTYRNVPVPAGSYPYIISTEAQEIQGTVLLLK, via the coding sequence ATGATGAAAAATCTACGGTTCCGATTGTTCGTTTTCTCGCTGTTAATCTGGTTTACGCCGTTAACTTATGCCAACCACATTGTCGGGGGCGAGCTGCAAATGCGGCCGTCGGGAGGCGCCGGTCGGTACGAAGTGACATTGATCCAGTTCTGGGATCAGAACAACCTGACCATCCCCCGCCCCAACGTTTCCGGCAACCGCGACGAATTTGCGAATTTGTACATTTACCAGAAAAGCAATAAGAGCTATAAAGCGACCGTCACCGTAGATTATCTCAAAACGGAACAGCTTACTTACCAGAACCGCGCTTGCGCTAGCATCCGGTCACTCAACACATCCATCGGTTATTACAGAGGAAGCATCTACCTCGATCCGGCGAAATTCAATCATCCCGACGGATATTTTATTGTTTGGGAACGCTGCTGCCGAAATGACGATATCAATAATATTGAAGATCCAGGCGACAGCGGAATGGTATTTTACCTGGAATTCCCTCCTGTGACCGTTGCTAATTCTTCACCCGTTCTCGTCGAGCCAAACGGACAGTACATTTGCAGCAACCGGTCGTTTTCGATGAATATGAGTGCGACCGATGCCGATGGTGACGAGCTTCGTTACTCGATCGCCACTCCGATGCGCGGCAATACCGACCCGAACAAGTCTATTGGCGACAGCCTTTCCAAAAGTTCCTACCCGCTGGTGAGCTGGTCGCGTGGTGTGAGCATCACCAATGCCATCCCCGGCCCAGGTCCGCTGCGGGTAGATGCCACAGGTAAGGTCACGGTCACGGCCGGCGCACTCGGGCTGTATGTATTCACCGTTCAGTGCGAGGAATTTAGAAATGGCAGGCGGATCGGGGTGGTAAGGCGTGATTTTCAGCTGCTTGTAATTGATTGCAACGACGATCAGCCCGAGCCACCTGTGATCAGGCAGAATGGCAATGCTGTTGCCGAAGTGACTTTTTGTCCGGAAATGCCGGTGGAATTGAGCACGGACGATGCCGTGGATTGGTCGTACCAATGGCAACTGAATGGACTCAATATTTCCGGTGCGACGTCGGCGACCATTATGGTCAAAGATTCGGGAAGCTATTCGGTCGTGAAGAGTTATACCAAAAAGTGTTCACGCGATACGGCGTCTTCGGTAGTCCGGGCCACATTTGCCGAGCCGGTTGCCGCGGTGATATCTTATGGTAAGTCAACGATTTGTGTGGAAGATTCAACCGTGCTGCTGGCCAACGATGGTTTGATCGGCGCAGAGCAGACCTTAGTCTGGTACAAAAACGATGTGCAGCTGGAAGTGACAGACCCAATGCTGACTGTGCACGAACCGGGTCTATACGTCGTCGCGATTGATGATGAAGTTCCCGGCTGCCCGGGCAGGGACACCGTCGAGATTATCAGGGACGACTTTGCGGTCGCATTGCCAGATCGCAAGGCGATCCAGGAAGATGGCCGCGACTTCATCACTCCCGTCGTAACGCCCGAGGCTGCATCCTATTCTTTCGCCTGGTCGCCGGGCGACGGGCTGTTGTCGGCGCAGGACGAAAAGGTCGCGCTTATTACCCCGGTCCGGGAGGAGGAGCTCTATCACCTTACGGTTACATCAGCCGCTGGTTGCACCGTCGAGGATAGTGTGCTCGTGTACATGATGAAGCGGATGTACATCCCTTCATCGTTCACACCCAACGGCGACGGCCGGAATGATACTTTCGAGATTTTCAATGCGCGTGAGCAAATTGTACTAATGCGAATCTACAATCGCTGGGGCGAGCTGATTTACAAGACCGAGGGTTATGAGCATCCTTGGGACGGCACTTATCGTAATGTTCCGGTGCCGGCGGGCAGTTATCCTTATATTATCAGCACGGAAGCGCAGGAAATTCAGGGAACAGTGCTTCTTTTGAAGTAA
- a CDS encoding helix-turn-helix transcriptional regulator codes for MDLTEKIKQILVDKNITPSLFADEIGIQRSSMSHILAGRNKPSLDMVQKIVKRFPDLGIQWILDDEPLPAMANEPVLESRKRSVAAPQPAQTNVVKEKPVVLQEKKIEKVLIFYSDGTFQEFKQG; via the coding sequence ATGGACTTGACGGAGAAGATTAAACAGATACTAGTTGACAAAAATATCACCCCATCGTTGTTTGCGGACGAGATAGGTATACAGCGATCGAGCATGTCTCATATACTGGCCGGAAGAAACAAGCCTAGCCTGGACATGGTCCAGAAAATTGTGAAGCGCTTCCCCGATCTGGGCATTCAATGGATTCTCGACGACGAACCGCTGCCCGCAATGGCCAACGAACCGGTCTTAGAATCGCGCAAAAGAAGCGTTGCTGCGCCGCAGCCCGCACAAACGAATGTCGTGAAAGAGAAACCGGTGGTTTTACAAGAGAAGAAGATCGAAAAAGTGCTTATTTTCTACTCAGATGGCACTTTTCAGGAGTTTAAACAGGGGTGA
- a CDS encoding 2,3,4,5-tetrahydropyridine-2,6-dicarboxylate N-succinyltransferase yields the protein MDFTAQIENYWANRELLKDESAKNFIRDIIEEVDKGRLRVAEPDANGGWIVNEALKKAIILYFPIQQMHVSEVGIFEYHDKMKLKSGYEQLGVRVVPPAVARYGAYISKGVVLMPSYVNIGAYIDEGTMVDTWATVGSCAQIGKNVHLSGGVGIGGVLEPVQAAPVIIEDGAFIGSRCIVVEGARVGKRAVLGAGVTITGSSKIIDVTGSEPVEYKGYVPEDSVVIPGTLPKEFAAGTYHVPCALIIGKRKPSTDLKTSLNDALRDNSVAV from the coding sequence ATGGATTTCACTGCACAAATTGAAAATTACTGGGCTAACCGGGAATTACTGAAAGATGAATCGGCAAAGAATTTTATCCGGGATATCATTGAGGAAGTCGATAAGGGAAGGCTTCGTGTGGCCGAGCCGGATGCTAATGGCGGATGGATCGTTAACGAAGCGCTAAAAAAAGCGATCATCCTTTACTTCCCCATCCAGCAAATGCATGTTAGCGAAGTTGGCATTTTTGAGTACCATGATAAAATGAAACTAAAATCAGGCTACGAGCAACTAGGCGTACGCGTGGTGCCGCCGGCCGTTGCGCGATATGGTGCTTACATTTCCAAGGGGGTTGTGCTAATGCCGTCCTATGTGAACATTGGTGCCTATATCGACGAAGGAACAATGGTCGATACCTGGGCGACTGTCGGTAGCTGTGCTCAGATCGGCAAGAACGTTCACCTGAGCGGAGGCGTAGGAATAGGAGGGGTGCTCGAACCCGTCCAGGCAGCTCCCGTTATTATAGAAGATGGCGCGTTCATTGGTTCGCGCTGTATCGTTGTCGAAGGTGCGCGCGTTGGTAAAAGAGCGGTTCTCGGTGCCGGTGTTACGATTACAGGCAGCTCAAAAATCATCGATGTAACAGGCAGCGAACCAGTAGAGTACAAAGGTTACGTGCCGGAAGACTCCGTAGTTATCCCCGGAACGCTACCCAAAGAATTTGCGGCGGGAACCTATCATGTCCCTTGCGCCCTGATCATCGGCAAGCGCAAACCAAGCACGGATCTCAAAACTTCCCTGAATGACGCACTACGCGACAATAGCGTAGCCGTGTAG
- the gap gene encoding type I glyceraldehyde-3-phosphate dehydrogenase, whose product MSKVKVAINGFGRIGRLVYRQIYNMEGIDIVAINDLTSPKVLAHLLKYDTAQGRFDADVKPTDNSIVVNGENIVIYAQRDPSQIPWAQHDVDVVLECTGFFTSAESASAHITAGAKKVVISAPATGDLKTIVFNVNHNILDGSETIISGASCTTNCLAPMAQVLEEQFGIVNGLMTTIHAYTNDQNTQDAPHPKGDLRRARAAAQNIVPNSTGAAKAIGLVLPSLKGKLDGSAQRVPTLTGSLTELTAVLGRETTVEEINAAMKAAANESYGYTEDEIVSSDIIGISYGSLFDATQTRVQKVGDVQLVRTVSWYDNEMSYVSQLVRTVYYFASLIKK is encoded by the coding sequence ATGTCAAAAGTAAAAGTCGCAATCAACGGATTTGGCCGCATCGGCCGCCTTGTTTACCGTCAAATCTACAACATGGAGGGCATCGACATCGTAGCCATCAATGATTTGACCAGTCCAAAAGTATTAGCACATCTCCTCAAATACGATACCGCGCAAGGACGTTTCGACGCTGACGTTAAGCCTACCGATAACTCAATCGTTGTAAACGGCGAGAATATCGTTATCTATGCACAACGCGATCCTTCACAAATTCCCTGGGCACAACATGATGTAGACGTTGTACTGGAATGTACCGGTTTCTTCACCAGTGCAGAATCAGCAAGCGCGCACATCACTGCGGGTGCTAAGAAAGTTGTAATCTCCGCTCCTGCAACTGGCGATTTGAAAACCATCGTTTTCAACGTAAACCACAATATCCTGGACGGATCTGAAACCATTATCAGCGGCGCTTCTTGTACAACCAACTGCCTTGCCCCAATGGCACAGGTGCTGGAAGAGCAATTCGGCATCGTAAATGGTTTGATGACCACCATCCACGCTTACACTAACGACCAGAACACCCAGGATGCGCCACATCCAAAAGGTGACCTGAGAAGAGCGCGAGCTGCTGCTCAAAACATCGTGCCAAACAGTACAGGTGCTGCAAAAGCGATCGGTCTCGTGTTGCCATCATTGAAAGGCAAACTCGACGGATCAGCTCAACGCGTTCCTACGCTCACTGGCTCATTGACTGAATTGACGGCTGTTTTGGGTCGCGAAACTACTGTGGAAGAAATTAACGCCGCTATGAAAGCTGCCGCTAACGAAAGCTACGGTTACACAGAAGACGAAATCGTGAGCAGCGATATCATCGGTATCAGCTACGGCTCGCTGTTCGATGCTACGCAGACACGCGTTCAGAAAGTAGGTGACGTTCAGTTGGTTAGAACTGTTTCCTGGTACGACAACGAAATGTCTTACGTATCCCAATTGGTAAGAACAGTTTATTACTTCGCGAGCCTGATCAAGAAGTAA
- the trmB gene encoding tRNA (guanosine(46)-N7)-methyltransferase TrmB has product MGRKKLAFYRFSEEADNVVQAGKPLYSEIKGNWNKLYFNNENPIVVELACGKGEYTIGLGAKFPDKNFIGVDIKGDRIARGSAMASEQNLTNVAFLRAGIQFSEEFFGQGELSEIWLVHPDPQVRNRYEKYRLTNPTFLSRYANFLKPGGMFFVKTDNTFFYEYSLQTLSEDPKFRILEHTDDLYHSHLLDEHHGVRTHYEAIFTAKGYTIKYIKAQLV; this is encoded by the coding sequence ATGGGCAGAAAAAAGTTAGCGTTTTACAGGTTTAGTGAAGAAGCAGACAATGTAGTGCAGGCGGGCAAACCGCTTTATTCGGAAATCAAAGGCAATTGGAATAAACTTTACTTTAACAACGAGAACCCGATCGTCGTGGAATTAGCCTGCGGCAAGGGGGAATACACGATCGGTCTAGGCGCGAAGTTCCCTGATAAGAACTTCATTGGCGTGGACATCAAAGGCGACCGCATTGCGCGGGGGAGTGCCATGGCCAGCGAGCAGAATTTAACGAACGTCGCATTTCTGCGGGCAGGCATCCAGTTTTCCGAGGAGTTTTTTGGCCAGGGCGAGCTAAGCGAAATCTGGCTCGTTCATCCGGACCCGCAGGTTCGCAACCGCTATGAGAAATATCGCCTCACAAATCCCACGTTTTTGAGCAGGTATGCCAATTTTTTGAAGCCGGGAGGGATGTTTTTCGTGAAAACAGATAACACGTTTTTTTACGAATACAGTTTGCAGACGTTGAGCGAGGACCCGAAATTCAGGATACTCGAACATACCGACGACTTGTATCACTCGCATTTGTTAGATGAGCATCACGGCGTGCGTACACATTACGAAGCAATTTTCACAGCGAAGGGTTACACGATCAAATACATTAAAGCGCAGCTGGTTTAG